In the genome of Altererythrobacter sp. TH136, one region contains:
- a CDS encoding folylpolyglutamate synthase/dihydrofolate synthase family protein: MKDFATSSDPAVQAQLDRLAKLTLPQGRFGLETIRALLERLGNPQDRLPPAFHVAGTNGKGSTCAYLRAMLEAGGLTVHAATKPHLVRYNERIRIAGELISDDELAARLKDVLDAGEDLGPSFFEVTTAATFLAFAEAEADACIIEVGLGGRFDATNVLPHPAACGIASLGIDHEAFLLAPEEGTPDDPIARIAFEKAGIVRPGRPLVTMSYSEAAELEIERAALAAGAPLHLRGRDWSAHVGERIEYEDRHGRLALPLPALAGAHQADNAALAVAMLRHQDFVAVDPLAINEGIRSARWPARLQLLGDGPLTALVAGRELWLDGGHNPDAGAAIARHFDKPVHLVIGMLASKNPRAIVDPLEGRIASLSAVPIAGSDCHDAPAFGPGCRAFASVEDALRAIEPDGRPILIAGSLYLAGEVLRANDQIPR, encoded by the coding sequence ATGAAAGACTTTGCCACATCGTCCGACCCCGCGGTGCAGGCGCAGCTCGATCGGCTGGCGAAGCTGACGCTGCCACAGGGACGGTTCGGGCTCGAAACGATCCGCGCGCTGCTGGAAAGGCTCGGTAACCCGCAGGACCGGCTGCCGCCCGCGTTCCACGTTGCCGGCACCAATGGCAAGGGGTCGACCTGCGCCTACCTGCGCGCGATGCTGGAGGCCGGCGGGCTGACCGTCCACGCCGCCACCAAGCCGCACCTCGTCCGCTATAACGAACGCATCCGCATCGCGGGCGAGCTGATCTCGGACGATGAGCTTGCCGCGCGCCTGAAGGACGTGCTGGATGCTGGCGAGGACCTCGGCCCCAGCTTTTTCGAGGTCACCACTGCCGCTACCTTCCTCGCTTTCGCGGAGGCGGAGGCCGACGCGTGCATCATCGAGGTCGGCCTGGGCGGCAGGTTCGACGCGACCAACGTGCTTCCGCACCCCGCCGCCTGCGGGATCGCCAGCCTCGGTATCGATCACGAAGCATTCCTGCTCGCACCCGAAGAGGGCACGCCCGATGATCCGATCGCCCGCATCGCGTTCGAGAAAGCGGGGATCGTCCGCCCGGGCCGTCCACTGGTGACGATGAGCTATTCCGAAGCCGCCGAGCTCGAAATCGAGCGCGCCGCGCTGGCCGCCGGGGCACCGTTGCACTTGCGCGGGCGCGACTGGTCGGCACACGTGGGAGAGCGCATCGAATACGAGGACCGGCACGGCCGCCTTGCGCTGCCCCTTCCCGCACTCGCCGGCGCGCATCAGGCGGATAATGCGGCACTCGCGGTGGCGATGCTGCGGCACCAGGATTTCGTGGCGGTCGACCCGCTGGCGATTAACGAAGGCATCCGCAGCGCCCGCTGGCCCGCCCGGCTGCAACTGCTGGGCGACGGACCTCTGACCGCTTTGGTCGCGGGGCGCGAGCTATGGCTTGATGGGGGCCACAACCCCGACGCCGGGGCGGCCATCGCTCGTCATTTTGACAAGCCCGTGCACCTCGTCATCGGAATGTTGGCGAGCAAGAACCCGCGCGCGATCGTCGATCCGCTGGAGGGTCGGATCGCCAGCCTTTCGGCGGTGCCCATTGCCGGGAGCGATTGCCACGACGCGCCGGCTTTCGGCCCTGGCTGCCGTGCCTTCGCCAGCGTCGAGGACGCGCTGCGCGCGATCGAGCCGGACGGGCGGCCGATCCTGATCGCCGGTTCACTTTACCTTGCAGGCGAGGTCCTGCGAGCGAACGACCAGATCCCCCGCTGA
- a CDS encoding MFS transporter: MAAAAAKKPGFRTLMRAMRNRKTGFMALFGFASGLPFALFLGTLYAWLTEAEVDLETMGVFSLIGLAYAFQFLWSPLVDRIDIPLFRKLGKRKQWIVPAQLVLGAVLVIMSALDPGSSLGMFSLLAAIGAFASATQDIAINAWRIDIADEDATLDILSTVYQMGFRLSSLVGGALALILAARIGWPQTYLLMGGILLAIGVVGLFAPDADVVAPTAEQQDAMLVLRRAGQLSPKLRMQALLAIGALWGAALLTVIVFMVMSMTAAPDERPDPTAFTATAGPLIVIATIVLPALIAGWLVGKQRNPALLLQEDVPVATGGAVVADHLYRALVLPLVEFVGRLGWSLVLILALVLTYRICDAIWGTFAYPFYLGELKYSNDEVAVASKFFGVGAIVLGLAIGGTLLTAIGRMATLTLGAVLAALTNLLYADLARGGITMQAFADAIGFTNLVQSFGARPEMAKLMLAIGAENLAVGIAGAAYVAWLSSIVAKGYSAVQYALLSSLTLLVGTLGRGALGQAIEERGYYNVFLFTTAIGGIAVVLCLAEWYRQSRTAQAGVVAPEPA, encoded by the coding sequence ATGGCCGCAGCCGCAGCGAAGAAGCCGGGGTTCCGCACGCTGATGCGCGCGATGCGCAATCGCAAGACCGGTTTCATGGCGCTGTTCGGGTTTGCCAGTGGGCTGCCCTTCGCGCTGTTCCTGGGCACCCTTTACGCCTGGCTGACCGAGGCCGAGGTCGACCTTGAAACGATGGGCGTGTTCAGCCTGATCGGGCTGGCCTACGCCTTCCAGTTCCTCTGGTCGCCGTTGGTGGACCGGATCGACATTCCGCTGTTCCGCAAGCTGGGCAAGCGCAAGCAGTGGATCGTGCCGGCCCAACTGGTGCTGGGCGCGGTGCTGGTGATCATGAGCGCGCTCGATCCGGGCAGCTCGCTCGGCATGTTCAGCCTGCTGGCCGCGATCGGCGCGTTTGCCAGCGCGACGCAGGACATCGCGATCAACGCCTGGCGCATCGACATCGCCGACGAAGACGCGACGCTCGATATCCTCTCGACCGTCTACCAGATGGGTTTCCGCCTGTCTTCGCTGGTGGGCGGCGCGCTGGCGCTGATCCTGGCGGCGCGGATCGGCTGGCCGCAGACGTACCTGCTGATGGGCGGGATTCTGCTGGCGATCGGCGTGGTCGGGCTGTTCGCGCCTGACGCCGATGTCGTCGCGCCGACCGCCGAGCAGCAGGACGCGATGCTCGTACTGCGCCGCGCCGGACAGCTTTCCCCCAAACTGCGGATGCAGGCGCTGCTGGCGATCGGGGCGCTGTGGGGCGCGGCGCTGCTGACGGTGATCGTGTTCATGGTCATGTCGATGACCGCCGCGCCCGACGAGCGGCCCGATCCCACCGCCTTTACGGCCACCGCAGGTCCGCTGATCGTCATCGCCACCATCGTGCTGCCCGCCCTTATCGCGGGATGGCTGGTGGGCAAGCAGCGCAATCCAGCCCTGCTGTTGCAGGAAGACGTGCCGGTCGCCACCGGCGGAGCCGTGGTGGCCGACCATCTCTATCGTGCGCTGGTGCTGCCGCTGGTGGAATTCGTCGGCCGGCTGGGCTGGTCGCTGGTGCTGATCCTCGCGCTGGTGCTCACGTACCGCATCTGCGACGCGATCTGGGGCACCTTCGCCTATCCGTTTTACCTGGGCGAGCTGAAGTATTCGAACGACGAGGTCGCGGTCGCCTCCAAGTTCTTCGGAGTGGGGGCCATCGTGCTCGGCCTCGCGATCGGCGGGACGCTGCTCACCGCCATCGGCCGCATGGCTACGTTGACCCTGGGGGCGGTGCTGGCCGCGCTCACCAATCTGCTTTACGCCGACCTTGCCCGGGGAGGCATCACGATGCAGGCGTTCGCCGATGCGATCGGGTTCACCAACCTGGTGCAGAGCTTCGGCGCAAGGCCTGAAATGGCCAAGCTGATGCTGGCCATCGGCGCGGAGAATCTGGCCGTCGGCATCGCCGGGGCGGCCTATGTCGCGTGGCTCTCGTCGATCGTCGCAAAGGGATACAGCGCGGTGCAATATGCGCTGTTGTCGTCACTGACATTGCTGGTCGGGACCTTGGGGCGAGGCGCGCTCGGTCAGGCGATCGAGGAGCGCGGTTATTACAACGTCTTCCTGTTCACCACCGCCATCGGCGGCATTGCCGTCGTCCTGTGCCTCGCGGAATGGTACCGGCAGAGCCGCACCGCCCAAGCCGGGGTGGTCGCGCCAGAGCCGGCCTGA